A stretch of DNA from Tubulanus polymorphus chromosome 6, tnTubPoly1.2, whole genome shotgun sequence:
TTTTTCCATTTACTTACCGGTAACTCTCATTTTTCTGACAGATCCAAAAGAAAGTGGTCACATGTTAAGCTTACATCTAGGTCAAGGTTACTCAAAAGACGAAGGCTGGAGTTTCGCCTCGCTGTACAGTGACGTCATTGACGCTCGAACCCCGAAATGTCTGTCGTTCTGGTATATTTCCCGCCAGCTATCCTGGGGCAACCAGGACCGTTACTTTCAAATATTCGTTAAACCTATCGATAGTTCGTACGTCATACCGCAAGGAGCGATGACAATTCCGTACGAGCATGATCCGAAATTACCGTGGAACAATCTACAGAAAACGATAGAAGCGATCGGAGGTCCTGGATACAAGGTAAATGATATgagataaaatttatattctTTCTTATATTACCGTTTTAAAACACGGGTAGGGCGGGGTCAATCACACCCTAGTAACAACGATTGTGAGATTTGATAAATGATTGTGATTTTTATGATAGAAGCCTCTAGACCTATGGCATGAAGTTATCTTTATCATAGTCCTAGAATATCAAGTTATATTTGAAAGGTGTTTTTTAAAGGGAAATTTAAATGCACGTATATACGTATTACAGATAGAAGTTCGTCAGTACTGGTACGACGAAACCGGTGGCATTAGCTGGAGAAATGTTACGTTGTTCGATGATCTTGTAATAAGTGACGGACCTTGTGGTGAGTAATGAAATCTCACCCATATCACGACAAACGTTTAATAAACGATGTTATTCTATATCACGAAAATCGAAAAGCATTTTTTGAGCAAAAATCGCCTTGAAGTAAATGACGATGTATTAAACGTGTTTCTGTTTTTACAGGTAAAGATACAGTAGATCCGGTTTGTAGTGAAAACGGAGTAGTGACCTGTACGAATAAACGATGTATCTCATCGTTTCACAGATGTAACGGTATCTGGAACGAGTGTGGACCATCAGATAGCGCCGATGAACCCGACTGTAAAGAACCTGACGGTAAAAAAAACGATTCATAGCCTAAATTGAATAACCATTATCCTAGCAGCCCGATAACCGAATAGGACCTCTACTAGCTAATACAAACTGTATGACGTAtgtaatgtatatattttttagaTTATTCGTGGGTGAGCGTGTTTCCCCTCGGGTTCGTGTTTCTAATCTTCATCCTGTTCATCTATCGTTTCTATCTGCGGCCGCGTAAACGCGAAGAAGAGTACCCGTACGTCGCCTGTCAAGGATTCAAAGTGCTGAAAGCGAGAGTCAACGGTAACAGGCCCAAGAGGAAATTCCGATATCCGGTTAAAAAATCAGAATCGACCGAGAAGATTATTCAAAAACCGGCTGAGGTTTGAATCAAACAGCCGTAAAAGAGAAACCAAAGATACACAGATAAAAAGTCGGAACTTCCATTTCACGAATACAGTCACCTCCGATATACCGCCCCCCTGATAGACCTTCACCCCCACCCATCTACAGGTTGAACATCGGAATTTTGTCTTGGA
This window harbors:
- the LOC141907362 gene encoding uncharacterized protein LOC141907362, translated to MTTILSPYIRTMQFWTIISFLNIILLTVTVIKAGDPIVSCDFESGSMCGWTAASNPESLWLGIETVKPKYPYQGHSPNPKESGHMLSLHLGQGYSKDEGWSFASLYSDVIDARTPKCLSFWYISRQLSWGNQDRYFQIFVKPIDSSYVIPQGAMTIPYEHDPKLPWNNLQKTIEAIGGPGYKIEVRQYWYDETGGISWRNVTLFDDLVISDGPCGKDTVDPVCSENGVVTCTNKRCISSFHRCNGIWNECGPSDSADEPDCKEPDDYSWVSVFPLGFVFLIFILFIYRFYLRPRKREEEYPYVACQGFKVLKARVNGNRPKRKFRYPVKKSESTEKIIQKPAEV